The following coding sequences are from one Phenylobacterium glaciei window:
- a CDS encoding YegP family protein, giving the protein MAYKFEISKDKAGEFRVKFKAPNGEVMFSTEGYSAKASAKNAIESMKKNGPDAETDDTTD; this is encoded by the coding sequence ATGGCCTACAAGTTCGAGATCTCGAAGGACAAGGCGGGCGAGTTCCGCGTGAAGTTCAAGGCGCCCAACGGCGAGGTCATGTTCTCCACCGAGGGCTATTCCGCCAAGGCCTCGGCCAAGAACGCCATCGAATCCATGAAGAAGAACGGTCCCGACGCCGAAACCGACGACACGACGGACTGA
- a CDS encoding NADH-quinone oxidoreductase subunit A, whose product MNAFLLQYLPIVIFLGIAAVLGVVFILASAVLAPKAPDPEKLSSYECGFNAFDDARMKFDVRFYLVSILFIIFDLEVAFLFPWAVSLMKLPQDVAQFSFWSMMSFLGVLTVGFIYEWKKGALEWE is encoded by the coding sequence ATGAACGCGTTCCTTCTTCAGTACCTCCCCATCGTGATCTTCCTAGGGATCGCGGCGGTTCTGGGGGTCGTCTTCATCCTCGCCTCGGCGGTTCTCGCCCCCAAGGCGCCGGACCCCGAAAAGCTCTCGTCCTACGAGTGCGGCTTCAACGCCTTCGACGATGCGCGAATGAAATTCGACGTCAGGTTCTACCTGGTCTCGATCCTCTTCATCATCTTCGACCTGGAGGTGGCCTTCCTGTTCCCGTGGGCGGTGTCGCTCATGAAGCTGCCGCAGGACGTCGCCCAGTTCTCCTTCTGGTCGATGATGTCCTTCCTGGGCGTGCTGACCGTCGGCTTTATCTACGAATGGAAGAAGGGCGCCCTGGAATGGGAGTAA
- a CDS encoding NuoB/complex I 20 kDa subunit family protein, with the protein MEEGRPGMGVIVPAGSAPALSAGRSTVEGYNPKLHDPFFDGVSTELADKGFITAAADDLITWARTGSLMWMTFGLACCAVEMMHASMPRYDLERYGFAPRASPRQSDVMIVAGTLCNKMAPALRKVYDQMPEPRYVISMGSCANGGGYYYFSYSVVRGCDRIVPVDIYVPGCPPTAEALVYGVLQLQKKIRRTGTIER; encoded by the coding sequence ATGGAAGAAGGGCGCCCTGGAATGGGAGTAATCGTTCCCGCGGGTTCCGCCCCCGCGCTCTCGGCCGGTCGCTCGACCGTCGAGGGCTATAACCCCAAGCTGCACGACCCCTTCTTCGACGGCGTCTCCACCGAGCTCGCCGACAAGGGATTCATCACGGCCGCGGCCGACGACCTGATCACCTGGGCGCGCACCGGCTCGCTGATGTGGATGACCTTCGGCCTGGCCTGTTGCGCCGTCGAGATGATGCACGCCTCGATGCCGCGCTATGACCTGGAGCGCTACGGCTTTGCGCCGCGCGCCAGTCCGCGCCAGTCCGATGTGATGATCGTCGCCGGCACGCTCTGCAACAAGATGGCCCCGGCCCTGCGCAAGGTCTACGACCAGATGCCGGAGCCGAGGTACGTCATCTCCATGGGCTCCTGCGCCAACGGCGGCGGCTACTACTACTTCAGCTATTCCGTGGTGCGAGGCTGCGACCGGATCGTGCCTGTGGACATCTATGTCCCCGGCTGCCCGCCCACCGCCGAGGCCCTAGTCTACGGCGTGCTGCAGCTGCAGAAGAAGATCCGCCGCACCGGGACCATCGAACGATGA
- a CDS encoding NADH-quinone oxidoreductase subunit C, with protein sequence MSWPVEISTLESLGQQLVADSAGAVAGYSIAFKELTLTAPASRVAQALTLMRDKFGFAQLIDLCGVDYPERPQRFDVVYHLLSLTKNQRLRLKVQTDEDTAVPTVTGVFPCADWYEREAFDMYGIFFEGHPDLRRILTDYGFHGHPLRKDFPMTGYVELRYDDELKRVVYEPVKSVEFRNWDFLSPWEGADYILPGDEKVEAK encoded by the coding sequence ATGAGCTGGCCGGTCGAGATCTCCACGCTCGAGAGCCTGGGCCAGCAGCTGGTCGCCGACAGCGCCGGCGCCGTGGCGGGCTATTCGATCGCCTTCAAGGAACTGACCCTGACGGCCCCGGCCAGCCGTGTCGCCCAGGCGTTGACCCTGATGCGCGACAAGTTCGGCTTCGCCCAGCTGATCGACCTCTGCGGCGTCGACTATCCCGAGCGCCCGCAACGCTTCGACGTGGTCTACCACCTGCTGTCCCTCACCAAGAACCAGCGCCTGCGTCTGAAGGTGCAGACCGACGAGGACACCGCCGTCCCCACGGTCACGGGGGTCTTCCCCTGCGCCGACTGGTATGAGCGCGAGGCCTTCGACATGTATGGGATCTTCTTCGAGGGGCATCCCGACCTGCGCCGCATCCTCACCGACTACGGCTTCCATGGGCATCCGCTGCGCAAGGACTTCCCGATGACCGGCTATGTCGAGCTGCGCTACGACGACGAACTCAAGCGCGTGGTCTACGAGCCCGTGAAGTCCGTCGAGTTCCGCAACTGGGACTTCCTCTCGCCGTGGGAAGGGGCCGACTACATCCTGCCCGGCGACGAGAAGGTGGAGGCGAAGTGA